The Anastrepha ludens isolate Willacy chromosome 2, idAnaLude1.1, whole genome shotgun sequence genome contains a region encoding:
- the LOC128855264 gene encoding larval serum protein 2: protein MKSFTLVAIVALALVATVSTKNIQSKTADKDFLIKQKFILEIFQHVYQDDVLMTKYDSSYYEYKPWEHVADYHKQEHLEHFFELWQHKPMHDDEIFSVMYERHGEYAVGLTRLFYFAKDWETFTHAVIWARMHVNKQLFIYALTVAGLHRADMQGIVYPAIYEIHPWNFFDVDTIELAERYRMHNFHLVKKLDNVYNVAIKANYSNVYGNLHGDHQLAYFLEDVGLNSFYYYYNLDYPYWTKGVEGYELNKDRRGEFWIYTHWQLLARYYLERLSHGLGEIEDFDMYESVANGYHSGLRYYPGVSYPNRDNGHNFYHIENMEHMRMIQLISVRIMNFIHGEHKDDMEAVNQLGNILQGNVDSVDRKFYNSISKIYKDIVNEGVPYGKYEEPLPSTFMHYETSLRDPLFFSLMKDIVHFYWHLAESFPEYTAKDYVFEGVKIDKVQMPDHLTTYYEYYDSDISNAVNVEVPAEGSADPLVNFGRNSQQGGNSFVIKARQYRLNHKPFQFQMDVTSDKAQKAVVKVYIGPEQVGEKYDYIEKNFMNFFELEHFVVDLQPGSNVITRNSDDFTWWVEDRTTYLELYKKVMDATNSDYKFALNQKEAHCGVPQRLMLPVGAKGGVAYQFFFMVYQYQEPAIKQHTGYDPIISCGIGSGARWVDAMPFGFPFNRPVKHGYYFDVDNFHFEPVVIYHKEDATNVV, encoded by the coding sequence ATGAAATCGTTTACTTTGGTTGCAATTGTGGCGCTGGCGCTAGTCGCCACTGTTTCGACGAAGAATATCCAGTCGAAAACCGCCGACAAGGATTTCCTTATTAAGCAAAAATTCATTTTGGAGATCTTCCAGCACGTTTACCAGGACGATGTTTTGATGACGAAATACGACTCCAGCTACTATGAATACAAACCATGGGAACATGTTGCCGACTATCATAAGCAGGAGCACTTGGAGCACTTCTTCGAGCTGTGGCAACACAAGCCGATGCATGACGATGAGATCTTCAGTGTGATGTATGAGCGACATGGTGAGTACGCAGTGGGTTTGACGCGCCTGTTCTACTTCGCGAAGGATTGGGAAACCTTCACTCATGCCGTCATCTGGGCTCGTATGCATGTCAACAAACAGTTGTTCATATACGCGCTGACTGTGGCCGGTCTGCACCGTGCCGATATGCAAGGCATTGTCTACCCCGCCATCTACGAAATTCACCCATGGAACTTCTTCGATGTGGACACCATTGAGTTGGCTGAGAGGTATAGAATGCACAACTTCCACCTGGTAAAGAAATTGGACAACGTTTACAATGTTGCTATCAAGGCGAACTACTCCAATGTATACGGCAACCTACATGGCGATCACCAACTCGCATACTTCCTCGAGGATGTTGGTCTTAATTCCTTCTACTACTACTACAACTTAGATTATCCGTACTGGACTAAGGGTGTTGAGGGTTATGAGTTGAACAAGGATCGTCGTGGTGAGTTCTGGATCTACACGCACTGGCAGTTGTTGGCTCGCTACTATCTGGAGCGTTTGTCTCACGGTTTGGGTGAAATTGAGGACTTTGACATGTACGAGTCTGTTGCCAATGGCTACCACAGTGGCTTGCGTTACTATCCTGGTGTGAGTTACCCCAACCGTGACAATGGCCACAACTTTTACCATATCGAGAATATGGAGCACATGCGCATGATTCAATTAATTAGCGTACGCATTATGAATTTCATTCACGGTGAACACAAGGACGATATGGAGGCTGTCAACCAGTTGGGCAACATCTTACAAGGCAATGTTGATAGTGTTGACAGAAAATTCTATAACAGCATCAGCAAGATCTACAAGGATATTGTGAACGAAGGTGTTCCTTATGGCAAATACGAGGAGCCTTTGCCAAGTACTTTCATGCACTACGAAACTTCGTTACGCGATCCACTTTTCTTCTCGCTCATGAAGGACATTGTCCACTTTTATTGGCATTTGGCTGAGTCGTTCCCCGAATACACCGCTAAGGACTACGTCTTCGAGGGTGTAAAGATCGACAAAGTGCAAATGCCCGATCACTTGACCACCTACTACGAATACTACGATTCGGATATCAGTAATGCCGTTAATGTAGAAGTACCCGCAGAAGGTAGCGCTGATCCTTTGGTTAACTTTGGCCGCAACTCTCAGCAAGGTGGCAATAGCTTCGTCATCAAGGCACGCCAATATCGCCTCAATCACAAACCATTCCAATTCCAAATGGATGTGACTTCGGACAAGGCGCAAAAGGCTGTTGTTAAGGTTTATATCGGTCCTGAACAAGTTGGTGAGAAATACGATTACATTGAAAAGAACTTCATGAACTTCTTCGAATTGGAACATTTCGTCGTTGATTTGCAACCTGGCTCCAATGTGATCACTCGCAACTCTGACGATTTCACCTGGTGGGTAGAGGATAGAACAACCTATTTGGAATTGTACAAAAAGGTGATGGATGCCACCAACTCTGACTACAAATTCGCCCTTAACCAGAAGGAGGCTCACTGCGGTGTTCCACAGCGTCTGATGCTGCCTGTGGGCGCGAAGGGTGGTGTTGCATATCAATTCTTCTTCATGGTATATCAATACCAAGAACCAGCTATCAAACAGCACACCGGCTACGATCCAATCATCTCCTGTGGTATTGGATCTGGCGCACGCTGGGTCGACGCGATGCCATTTGGCTTCCCCTTCAACCGTCCCGTCAAACACGGCTACTACTTCGATGTGGATAACTTCCACTTCGAGCCAGTTGTGATCTACCACAAAGAAGACGCAACAAATGTGGTCTAA